DNA sequence from the Malus sylvestris chromosome 10, drMalSylv7.2, whole genome shotgun sequence genome:
ttggaTTGTAATTATAGTGACCATGATTCTAAAAGACACTAGACGTTAGTTGAGCACAGGTAAACAGGCTTGAGAAGGCGTTCGAGCTTGAGAATGCGATATTTGGGAAGGCATTCGAACTTGAGAAGATGAAACCGATGAATGAGAAGTCATTGAACCCTATAAACTAGAAGCTTGAGATTGCCTTGGAGCTGCTTGTTGTGGTTGTGAATTAAGAGTGAGAGAGGCAATGCTTGAATTCAAATTGGTCAACTCTACTCAATACAAAAAGATAAACAATATAAATTACATTAGTTGTTATAAACTTTAAAAagcctaaaaatatttttttataatttgttGTTCGTTTACCATAAAAGCCAAACCGTGCGGTGCAGTTCGATTTCATCGGTGTTTTAGTTATGATTTTGGATTTCAAATGCCCAACCCTAGAGAATTATGAGATGAGatgacataaaaaaaattaaaaaaaatctaattcagaTCATATTTATTCAACCTGAATTTAGATTTAACCCGGCCTAATAATAAAGAGTCGATCCATTCCAGCCAACATAGTTTGGGCCTCCATTTGTGTGCAGCTTCCTAGTTTGTGGTTTGCGTCGCTTGCTCAGCTCAACTCCGTCTCCCAGTCCGCTGCATCTCTTACTCACACacatttcttctctttctctctctctctctctctctctctctctacccacCGGCCACTGGCTTGCGAAAAGAGAAGGCAGGAGTTTGAAGCACATACAGGGTTTCCGCGCTCTTCCAGGTAATGACATCTTCCACTTTCAGACTTTAGGGCTGTGAGATTAGAGTAGAAAATTTCATCAGGGTTTAGTGCGGGTTTTTCAATTTCATCTTGAAATTCTTGATATCCGCCATTGAAATGGAAACTAATACCTTTGAATTGTGCGTCCCAAACTATACACTGGGTTTCTTTCAATATATGGGTATTTGAGTGATAGCGATGAAAAAATCAATCTTTCTGTGCTGTTTTGATGGAAATGCTTTTGCTCACACCACCGCATTGATTGCCGTCAAttgagtttaaatttcgagattTGTGCTGTAGATAGATTGAATCACACTCGTCTAACGGCAATCAATGTGGCATTGAGCAAAATACAGTATGGTTTGATTTGCGGTCCACATTTTGTTGTTTTATATTCGATTTTGTTTGAGCTCATTGCAAGTTATGGGTAATTTGATTTCAGACTGGGACTGTTTAAGGACATTCATCAACACTTGAAATAAAAAATCCATCTTTCTGTGATTGAAAAGATGGGATTCGGAGCCCTAAGGTCCATTGTGCGACCTCTATCGCGAACCATAATATCCCGAACCTCAACTTCCTCCATGACGTCCTTAGCTGCCAGCTGTGTGTGCCCCAAACCTGAACTCCCCTTCATTTCTGGTCGCCAAGCCCCATGGTTTTTTCCTGTCTCCAACTATTTTCACAGCTTGACAGATACTCGTTTTCCCAAACGTCGACCAGTCGACAAGCCACGTCGAAAAAGGGCCAGCGTAAGACCTCCAGGTTTGTTCGTCATCCTCAACCTAATACTCCTAATTTTAGTCGAACTCTTACTGAAGAATTACCTCTTGGATATTATATGATTGAACTGTTGGAAATTTTGTGTTTGGTTTCTGAGGAAAGAAAGACACTTTCTTACCCTAGTGTTGGCAATGCTTGGCTTGTTGATTTACATTTAGGGTTTGGGAAGTGCTTTAGTTGGGTTTTTGAATTAATTGTAAGTcgattatattattatttacttGCAGAACCATTTGCTGCGGTTCAGTATGTTCCTGGTGAGCCAATAGTTCCTAATAGACCCAATGAAGGAAGTGTGAAGAGGAGGAATGAGAAGAAGCGCATGAGGCAACGCCGTGCATTCATATTGGTGTGTGTTTCATGAATCTTATTATGTCTTAGGCTTTTGTTGTCTATTATTGTATAGAAATACAAGTGCGTTCAAAGAAACTAGAAAAGGAATCACATTATTACAGTGTGTTTCGGAACTTCTTACTTGATGGTTTTCTGAACTGTAATCACTTATTCACAAACCTCCCCAAGCAATCTATTTAGTGTGAAACTTTTTAACAAAAGACTTTGAtacaataaaaagtaaaaccatttaatataagttgtagtttatTTTATAAGAAGTTGTAACGTATTTATATAAGATGGCTGATTGTTCAACATAACGCTTATGTATGCCAAATTTTCTAACGTTAATGTACAAAGAAAGGTTATGCTTGATCACTCTCAATAAGCTAATTGGTGAAATCTCTAATCTGAAATTGTTTCAAGTAGAAAACTGCGAAGGATTGGCCTtgtcctttttgttttttgtttcagATTACAGAGTTTGCGATTGTCATACTCAGAAATGCTTAGTTTTCCAGTGAAAGCTGAAAGAAAGGACATCATTTGTTTCACAGTAATAATATAGACAACTCTTCTAGTTTCTTGTGGATAGTGGAATACTAATTTCATAGATGGGTTAGGAGATCGGATGCAGTACAATGAACTATGCGATTTAATGCCATATAGCTCAGTAACGCATATCTAGAGCCATTTTCGTGAAGCAGCATTCGTATACTTGAAATGGTTTTGCtttcataaataaatagaaGCTGTTCAATCTCCAAATCCTGCTGTTGTCTTGACGGGGCAGCATAAAATTTTTTTCTGGCTAACTGATTACTTTGTTTTGGTAGCGCCTACACTGGTTAGGAAGTTAGTGAATATAGAATGTTATACCGAGGTATATGAAACAATCTTGGGTAGTTTGGCATTTCTGTTGGGAACATGAGAAACCATCATCACAATGGAGTCACTTTGGCCTGGGATAATCCTTTAGGTTGGGATGGGATTTCAGTTTCTTCCGACTTTCATAACATACAAGATCATGACTTGACCTTCAGTGTTTGTTGACCCCTTTCGCAGAAATGTCTCGCCTTTTAATATGCACTGCGTTTGAATTTGTGCAgacagaaaaaaagaaaaggaaagctcTGGTGCAGGAAGCTAAAAGGAAGAAAGTTATAAAGCGAGTTGAGAGAAAAATGGCTGCTGTTGCAAGGGAAAGAGCGTGGACTCAAAGACTCGCCGAGCTGCAGAAActggaagaagagaagaaaaattccATGGCTTAGCGTCACTACAGAACCCCGTTGCAGATTGCAGTTTGCTGAAAGTTTTCTCTATTACCAACGAGCACTTGACTTAGTCTCACCATGTCATTACTTCCATAGTATCTGTCAATTAGCAAACCTCTATCCGATTTTGTGTTTTCCCGGCTGTTTGGCGGGCAGTCTCTGTATTTTGGAGATATGCAAACATTGGTGTTCTGTAGGCCATCTTGCTTGTTACAGTTTGAGTATTCGTTTCGTTTAAATAAGATACAGATGGAGAGTTCCTTGACCCTCTCGTTCAACGCGATGCGGAGCATGTAAAACTCACACGAAACATAAACCCCAAAACGTTAAACATTTCGATTCATCAGTCATACAGTTCACTTCTGTCGGATGGCGTtttgtgaggaagaaaacaAAGGGAAACTATGCGAACAAATATTCAATCTTGATCTTGAACTCCAGTTACCATCAGCAGCAGCCACTTGATGCATCAGATTCTGGAggtttttgcttgaagatgttCTTTTTCACACCTGCTGAGCCCTCAGCTACGAGACTTGGTGTTTCCAATATCTGCCGCATAGCATGGTACTATCACATCAGTACAAGAGCACACATCCAACTAAACCCATAATCTTTACCATCGGCCAGACAATCATATTGCTACGAACAATCGTTTATGTTCATGCTAATATATAAATTGCAAACTATAGAATGAAAAAACAGCTTGTAAACCAAAAACCAACCAGATTTGACACTATCAGGGCACTATGAGAAAACGATGCATGATGCCATTATGAAACAGAAGCGATTTCTACACACCTTTTTCGCCCCCTACACACCCCTATTTATTTGACCATTGGATCCAAAGGAGAATCAAGGAACATAACTGAATAGGGGTGTGCAGAAGGAGAAAGTaggtgtgtgaaaatcattcCGCTGAAATTACAGTACCAACAACCATTTCCAATGTATCAATGTCGTAAGGGCTAAGCATGCAGCTACGAGGCAATCCAATAATCTTAAGTAGTACGTAGAGTAAAGGCGGAAGCCATAATCTTGCATACCTTTAAGACAAGCTCCTCAAAGCACTGCTCTACATTTACTCGTGTTTTGGCACTGCACTCAAGAAAAAGGCATCCATATTCTCTCGCAAATTCCATCCCCTCTTTTTTACTTACAGTCCTTTCACTTTCCTGGAAAATAAGATAACCTCAACATGGATTCTTGTGGATGGAATGCAAGAATAAAATTCGTATTTCGCATAGGCATAACGACAAGCGATGTAATTTGGGGTTTGATTGTAGTATTGGCGTATTGATTATGAATTCAAAATCTAAATTTCTCCATTCCCTTCTATTTAATCTAACTTTCCTTCTTTTGAAACTCTCTTATTTTGTCCCATCAACAGTTTTACAAGTCTAGTAAGCGGAAGAGATTTTACGAGTCTAGTAAGCGGAAGAGACATGGACATCAGTGTTTACACACTCAACCAACACCAACTTGGCCCGAGACCCTAAGTGAAGTACTAAAAGAAACAACTAAAAATACAATGTCCAAGATGACATACCTTATCGACTTTGTTTCCGACAAGCATCTTGATGCAATCTTGACTTGTGGAGTACAGATCGATTTCTTTAGCCCATATATCAGACAAATTCGTAAACGTTTCTCTTCGTGTTACATCATACACTGCACCACACAAATACGTAAATAACTACAAAATCCCATTGATTCCAAAACAAACAGTACCTACAATAATAAACCCGAAAGAAAGAAACATACATACCCATTATTATCCCTTGAGCTCCTCTGTAATATGAACTAGTAAGAGTTCTAAATCTTTCCTGTCCAGCTGCATTATGCACAACAATTCATCTTTATTTCAGTGGATTTATAGCTTGCAAACAAAGTCAAATCAAATCGAGAAACTTCATACAAAACCAAATTAGTACAATTTCATTATCTACATATACAATGGTTTAGGAAAGAGACTATAAGACTACTAGGAACTAATTGAAGACTTGGCGCAAAACTCAGCGCACTGGTGTTCTAGGATTTATCGAGCCAACCccacttagaccatctccaatggttgggctaaaagccaaatattttagcctggaaaatttagcttttagcccagaaacagtttttctgctccaaccgttctagcctaaaattttagcccgggattattaaagaatgaacttaggctatattttttgttaaattaaatttttttttttaaatgtggactatcgtaaattaattttaagaacactttaatctaaaaaaaattaaattccgataaatattgaaaaatttaaattctgatTTCCGGGCTAAATTTTGGGGGGAATCTGACCTTGTTTTAGCATTTAGCATTTAgcccaaaattttcccttgggttggattgggtttggggggaaattttgggggataatttggcttttagcccaccaTTGGAGTTGGTCTTAGTGGATAAGGCTTGGCTGTTGTTTACATGGACAATGATATATATAATCAAGCAATTCAAAATCTTAACTGAAGAACACCACAATGTTGCACAACAAATATttgaattaaactccataaattaatacaaaatataatataacaATTAACAAGTAATTACCTGTGTCCCAAATTGCAAGCTTTAATTTTTTACCCCCAAGAGTGACATGCTTTATCTTAAAATCCACACctacaaaaattattaaaattactAATTAGAAAAATGGAAACTTTGTGCTTTCTTTTTTCCACAAGTAATtagtaaaaataattttaaaaattagggGAATGATAAGGTTACCGATAGTAGGAGATAGATCCTCAAAGGTATCGGAAGTAAAACTCAAGAGCAGCGTGCTCTTCCCGACCCCCGAGTCCCCAATCAGCAACAGCTTGAACAAGTAATCGAACTCCGACTCCCCAGACGACGTCGTTGCGGACTCCATCGTAATCAAATTGCACAAAGAGCCCTAAAAGCCGCCGATCGTTAACGGAAAGTAAGGGAGGAGTTTTGGTGATGTTTGCACTTTGCAGAGAATCGAAGGAGCTGGAGAGGCACCTTCTAGAGACTTCTTTATTGCGGTGATCGCGTGCTACATGGAGATAAGTTTTATGATGCTACCGACACTGGCAGCTGTTGGATTGACGCCATGTGGTAGGTTTCTGCTTGGGTAACGTGTGGGATTGATTAAAATAaagagagttttaacaaaacacttcttGTACTGtttactgttcacttttaatgaaaaaccaaattTATATCTTTCCATTATTCATTATACCTTTTAAAAAAGGCTTTTCATTAAacgggaagtttttttttatttttcgttagtttttcttaaatttaaatGAACGAGAATCCTTTCTTGAATCTCGGAAATTTTCACATCGTACGGcctgaaattattttaaatatttttatttaaaattaaatacaaatagtacataataaaaattaaccgtatgatatatgatgaactAATACGATATAAGAATCCTCAAAATTCTGACAAAAAAGAATttgaagaggatcctcattcaaaataaatggtt
Encoded proteins:
- the LOC126586767 gene encoding uncharacterized protein LOC126586767 gives rise to the protein MGFGALRSIVRPLSRTIISRTSTSSMTSLAASCVCPKPELPFISGRQAPWFFPVSNYFHSLTDTRFPKRRPVDKPRRKRASVRPPEPFAAVQYVPGEPIVPNRPNEGSVKRRNEKKRMRQRRAFILTEKKKRKALVQEAKRKKVIKRVERKMAAVARERAWTQRLAELQKLEEEKKNSMA
- the LOC126586766 gene encoding ras-related protein RABC1, whose product is MESATTSSGESEFDYLFKLLLIGDSGVGKSTLLLSFTSDTFEDLSPTIGVDFKIKHVTLGGKKLKLAIWDTAGQERFRTLTSSYYRGAQGIIMVYDVTRRETFTNLSDIWAKEIDLYSTSQDCIKMLVGNKVDKESERTVSKKEGMEFAREYGCLFLECSAKTRVNVEQCFEELVLKILETPSLVAEGSAGVKKNIFKQKPPESDASSGCC